A stretch of the Salminus brasiliensis chromosome 19, fSalBra1.hap2, whole genome shotgun sequence genome encodes the following:
- the nt5dc3 gene encoding 5'-nucleotidase domain-containing protein 3 yields the protein MPALSLPLSLLVRNGSGVGKLLSRCSARRPPCGSGFPPKRHPALRIQAPLARIPTAGMSTSSSADGDLPSWLWSVYHETKRQTEDLIPAISNNFVNPDTIFANNEMSLQDIEIYGFDYDYTLAFYSSNLHTLIFNIARDILIQEHRYPEGLKEYEYIPDFVVRGLHYDVQKALLMKIDAFHYIQLGTVYRGLHPVPDKEVIAMYEGCHVPLEIMSDFYGKSSHGHTMKQFMDIFSLPEMTLLSCVSDYFMKHNIDYEPVHLYKDVKEAIGDVHVKGIMYRAVEADIEKYICYGEQTHAVLRKLSENGKKMFLITNSPLDFVDRGMNYIVGEDWRDLFDVVIVQADKPSFFNDRRKPFRRVTDKGVLLWDRIHHLEKGQIYKQGNLYEFLRLTGWRGSKVLYFGDHIYSDLADLTLKHGWRTGAIIPELRKEIKMMNTEEYVHTMTWLQSLTSLLEHMQVHRDSASQAVIQQWVREREDMRSRAKDIFNGQFGSLFRTYHNPTYFSRRLSRFADIYMASISCLLNYDLQHTFYPRRTPLQHEAPFWPEQTSAGAMNIPFQSQRAGSD from the exons ATGCCGGCCTTGTCTTTGCCCCTCTCTCTGCTCGTCAGGAACGGGAGCGGTGTTGGGAAACTGCTGTCTCGCTGTTCGGCTCGCCGCCCGCCATGTGGGTCAGGGTTTCCTCCGAAACGTCATCCGGCTCTCCGAATCCAAGCCCCCCTGGCTCGGATCCCCACAGCCGGCATGAGCACCAGCTCCTCCGCGGACGGAGACCTGCCCAGCTGGCTGTGGTCTGTTTACCATGAAACCAAACGGCAGactgaag ATTTAATCCCAGCGATCTCAAACAACTTTGTGAATCCGGACACCATCTTCGCCAACAATGAGATGAGTTTGCAGGATATTGAAATCTACGGCTTTGACTACGACTACACGTTAGCTTTCTATTCCAGCAATCTCCACACCCTGATCTTCAACATCGCTCGGGATATTCTCATCCAAGAACACCGG TACCCAGAAGGACTAAAAGAATACGAGTACATCCCAGATTTCGTGGTTCGGGGGCTGCACTATGATGTTCAGAAG GCTTTACTGATGAAGATAGATGCTTTTCATTACATCCAGCTTGGAACagtatacag GGGACTTCACCCAGTCCCGGATAAAGAAGTCATTGCTATGTATGAGGGCTGCCATGTACCTCTGGAGATCATGAGTGACTTCTATGGCAAG AGTTCCCATGGCCACACTATGAAGCAGTTCATGGACATCTTCTCCCTGCCTGAGATGACCCTCCTGTCATGTGTCAGCGACTACTTCATGAAGCACAATATTGACTACGAGCCCGTGCATCTCTACAAAGATGTCAAG GAGGCCATAGGGGACGTCCATGTAAAAGGAATCATGTATCGAGCTGTGGAGGCGGATATTG AAAAGTACATCTGTTATGGTGAACAGACCCATGCTGTTCTAAGAAAGCTTTCagaaaatggaaagaaaatGTTTCTGATCACCAACAGCCCCCTAGACTTTGT AGATCGAGGAATGAACTACATCGTTGGAGAAGACTGGAGGGACCTATTCGACGTGGTCATCGTGCAGGCTGACAAGCCAAGTTTCTTTAACGACCGTAGAAA GCCATTCAGGCGAGTTACTGATAAAGGAGTGTTGCTGTGGGACAGGATTCACCACCTGGAGAAAgggcagatttataaacag GGAAACCTGTACGAGTTCTTGAGACTCACTGGTTGGAGGGGCTCCAAGGTTTTGTACTTCGGAGACCACATCTACAGTGACCTTGCT GACCTGACTCTGAAGCATGGCTGGAGGACCGGAGCCATCATTCCTGAGCTACGGAAGGAGATCAAGATGATGAACACTGAGGAATATGTGCACACCATGACCTGGCTGCAGAGCCTGACCAGCCTGCTGGAACACATGCAG GTGCATCGAGATTCTGCCTCACAGGCAGTGATTCAGCAGTGGgttcgagagagagaggatatgaG GTCTCGGGCGAAAGACATCTTTAACGGTCAGTTCGGAAGTCTGTTCCGCACATACCACAATCCCACCTACTTCTCCCGCCGCCTCTCCCGCTTCGCCGACATCTATATGGCTTCCATCAGCTGCCTGCTGAACTACGATCTCCAGCACACCTTCTACCCCAGACGCACCCCGCTGCAGCATGAGGCCCCTTTCTGGCCAGAGCAGACCAGTGCAGGAGCCATGAACATACCCTTCCAGAGCCAGCGGGCAGGCTCTGACTAA
- the uqcc6 gene encoding ubiquinol-cytochrome-c reductase complex assembly factor 6 — protein MPAGVSWPRYLKMFGASMLSMFAGAEVVHQYYRPDLTIPDVPPKPGELRTELLGIKERHAASEKH, from the exons ATGCCGGCTGGTGTGTCTTGGCCAAGATACCTGAAAATGTTTGGTGCCAGCATGTTGTCCATGTTTGCTGGTGCTGAGGTCGTCCACCAGTACTACCGTCCAGATTTG acCATTCCAGACGTTCCCCCAAAGCCTGGAGAACTGCGGACAGAGCTGCTCGGTATAAAGGAGAGGCATGCAGCGTCAGAAAAAcactga
- the cax2 gene encoding uncharacterized protein cax2 isoform X2, which translates to MSTDTETRRRAGSDNSENPGQSTHSADEPWEEVLCKTTISAENEVEAQKLANNYKFGFRKWKSHVTERPFQDRSEIVKELYSELNVIKLNTGSLLTCGNVLYVVLFGWWVSLVYLLIGILMCITIIGISHGQLCFRLSCYFLWPFGKAIEKVSGSLSSFSVILHNDNLLDDGDEVKATSSLLLPTPEEGYEEEQHQQTLNWKRVSVYVWLLLGYPPLAVTHCLLGLFSWLLVFTIPVAKMSIRTLQTILLIPPEQLRISSGTEEGEGKAILCCYHAVNIYYYKYTVDGINVFAVNLLPLVIVAMVIGYVDQGNQFISSEVKFATAICSIIPLSYYIGMGIASISAQSNFAVGAVVNATFGSITELTFYITALIRGHRQNSKCLEGIVKSALTGTLLGCILFIPGICMIIGGLKHREQRFNSRSAGVSSSLLFISIGGVFAPTLFSKAYGNLVCENCTNSSGTSSSNGTFTCKNCHYDLSENNYSLFHSHIEPLVYTVSVLLPVSYIIGLLFTLKTHSHIYDIHVSDGHATGHLDAVVHWSRWRALLILIVATVLMSACADLTTEHIQPILNQPGISQYFIGVTILAMVPEIPEIVNGIQFALQNNISLSLEVGSCIAVQVCMIQIPILILFNAFYDVGFVLIFSDLHLWASIFSVILVNYIFMDGKSDYFQGTALVVVYLILLALYFFAPSPAGC; encoded by the exons GTCAGAGCACACACTCAGCTGATGAACCATGGGAAGAAGTCCTATGCAAGACCACTATAAGTGCAGAGAACGAGGTGGAGGCACAAAAACTTGCCAATAATTACAAG TTTGGATTCAGAAAGTGGAAGAGTCATGTGACCGAGCGACCCTTTCAAGACAGATCAGAGATTGTGAAGGAGCTTTACTCAGAACTGAACGTCATAAAACTGAACACAG GCTCTTTACTTACCTGCGGTAATGTTCTGTACGTGGTTTTATTCGGTTGGTGGGTCTCTCTGGTGTACCTTCTCATTGGCATACTGATGTGTATTACCATTATTGGAATCTCACATG GGCAGTTGTGCTTCAGACTGTCTTGTTATTTCCTATGGCCGTTTGGAAAAGCAATTGAGAAG GTGAGTGGCTCCCTGTCTAGTTTCAGTGTAATCCTCCACAATGACAATCTTCTTGATGACGGTGATGAGGTGAAGGCAACCTCGTCCCTCCTGCTGCCTACCCCAGAAGAAGGGTACGAGGAGGAGCAGCATCAGCAGACGCTCAACTGG AAGcgggtgagtgtgtatgtgtggctgTTGCTGGGATACCCCCCTCTGGCTGTGACTCACTGTTTGCTGGGGCTGTTTTCCTGGCTCCTGGTCTTTACCATCCCTGTGGCGAAAATGAGTATCAGGACTTTGCAGACTATTCTGCTAATACCCCCCGAGCAACTTCGCATCAGCTCTGGCACAGAG GAAGGAGAAGGCAAAGCCATCCTCTGCTGCTACCATGCTGTGAATATCTACTACTACAAGTACACGGTTGATGGGATCAATGTGTTTGCCGTCA ATCTCCTGCCTCTAGTCATTGTCGCAATGGTGATTGGCTATGTGGACCAAGGCAACCAGTTCATCAGCTCTGAGGTTAAATTTGCCACAGCTATATGCTCTATTATACCACTGTCCTACTATATTGGTATGGGCATTGCCAG CATATCAGCTCAGAGCAACTTTGCGGTTGGTGCAGTAGTCAACGCCACGTTCGGCTCCATCACTGAGCTCACCTTTTACATCACCGCCTTGATCAGGGGTCATCGCCAGAACAGCAAGTGCTTAGAAGGGATTGTGAAGTCGGCATTGACGGGCACTCTGCTCGGATGCATCCTGTTTATTCCG GGGATCTGTATGATCATTGGTGGACTgaaacacagagagcagaggtTTAATAGCCGCTCAGCGGGAGTCAGCTCCTCACTGCTCTTCATATCAATAGGag GTGTGTTTGCCCCCACACTCTTCTCCAAAGCCTATGGGAATCTAGTGTGTGAAAACTGCACTAACTCCTCTGGGACCAGCAGCAGCAATGGGACTTTTACCTGCAAAAACTGTCACTACGACCTG AGTGAAAACAACTACAGCCTATTTCACAGCCATATAGA gCCACTAGTGTACACAGTATCAGTTCTGCTGCCAGTTTCCTACATCATTGGCCTTCTCTTCACTCTGAAGACCCACTCTCACATCTATGACATCCATGTTAGTGATGGACATG ctacgGGTCATCTGGATGCAGTGGTGCACTGGTCTCGCTGGAGAGCTCTGCTCATCCTGATTGTTGCCACAGTGCTGATGTCTGCCTGCGCTGACCTCACAACAGAGCACATCCAGCCCATACTGAACCAACCTGGCATCTCTCAG TACTTTATAGGTGTGACCATTTTGGCCATGGTGCCTGAAATTCCAGAGATAGTCAATGGAATCCAGTTTGCTCTGCAGAATAACATCAGCCTCAG TTTGGAGGTGGGAAGCTGTATTGCGGTGCAGGTGTGCATGATTCAGATTCCAATCCTGATCCTGTTCAACGCCTTTTAC GATGTTGGCTTTGTGCTCATCTTCAGTGACTTGCATCTTTGGGCCAGCATCTTCAGCGTCATCCTCGTCAACTACATCTTCATGGATGGAAAGTCGGATTACTTTCAAG gtacTGCTCTGGTGGTGGTGTATCTCATCCTGCTTGCACTCTACTTCTTTGCTCCCTCGCCCGCTGGCTGTTGA
- the tdg.2 gene encoding G/T mismatch-specific thymine DNA glycosylase, giving the protein MEEKQYDYEYQTAPMDYFQHWYHSSEQFQPQPVPQYSQMVNTLHHQQELGEERIMSELAVYKDQYPAQVSQLPVQPIAVPSTPEKGKKRGRPPKKKPEEDMEQYGADAKDTVKKPKRTLDRFNGMSVEEVMARKLPDIITYNLDILIIGINPGLLSAYKGRHYPNPGNHFWKCLFLSGLTDEQLNYMHDQTLPDKHGIGFTNMVERTTPGSKDLSNKEIREGGKQLLEKLQKYRPRIAAFNGKGIYEIFCKEIFGVKAKNLEFGLQPYKVPETETICYLMPSSSPRCAQFPRAQDKVHFYIKLKELRDEMKGVVQNPEVEETKYTFDLGMAKEDAKRMAIKEEQHDPGYEESSTSGTQQACSFYPANERDAANSEHSSLMDEVRSSQWTVQPFEDQIPDIRCPNNNRIS; this is encoded by the exons ATGGAAGAAAAGCAGTATGACTATGAATATCAGACGGCTCCCATGGATTATTTTCAGCACTG GTACCATTCCAGTGAGCAGTTTCAACCACAGCCAGTTCCTCAGTACAGCCAGATGGTTAATACTCTTCATCACCAGCAGGAACTCGGAGAGGAAAGAATTATGAGTGAATTAGCAGTGTATAAAGATCAGTATCCGGCTCAAGTCAGTCAACTCCCCGTCCAACCTATAG CTGTTCCATCAACACCTGAAAAAGGGAAGAAGCGAGGGAGACCACCAAAAAAGAAGCCAGAAGAGGACATGGAGCAGTATGGAGCAGATGCTAAAGATACTGTGAAAAAACCCAAAAGGACCCTGGACAGATTTAATGGGATGTCTGTGGAGGAAGTCATGGCCAGAAAGCTGCCTGATATCATCACCTACAACCTTGACATTCTAATA ATTGGGATTAACCCTGGACTGTTGTCAGCATACAAAGGACGCCATTACCCCAATCCAGGAAACcattttt GGAAATGCCTGTTCTTGTCAGGGCTTACAGATGAGCAGTTGAACTACATGCATGATCAGACTCTTCCAGACAAGCATGGTATCGGCTTTACTAATATGGTTGAGAGGACTACGCCGGGGAGTAAAGACCTCTCAAA taaagagATTCGAGAAGGCGGCAAACAGCTTCTGGAAAAGCTACAGAAGTACAGGCCACGAATTGCAGCATTTAATGGCAAAG gtATTTATGAAATATTCTGCAAAGAAATCTTTGGAGTGAAAGCCAAGAACCTAGAATTTGGACTGCAGCCCTACAAAGTTCCGGAAACAGAAACA ATTTGTTACCTGATGCCATCCTCCAGCCCTCGCTGTGCTCAGTTCCCCCGTGCACAAGACAAAGTTCATTTCTACATTAAGCTGAAGGAGCTCAGGGACGAGATGAAGGGTGTGGTGCAGAACCCGGAAGTCGAAGAGACCAAGTACACGTTCGATTTGGGCATGGCCAAAG AGGATGCTAAAAGGATGGCCATCAAAGAAGAGCAGCATGACCCTGGCTATGAGGAAAGCTCTACTAGTGGGACACAGCAGGCCTGCAGCTTCTACCCTGCTAATGAGAGAG ATGCGGCAAATTCAGAACATTCCTCACTCATGGATGAAGTAAGGTCAAGCCAATGGACGGTACAGCCATTTGAAGACCAGATCCCAGACATTAGATGCCCCAACAACAATAGGATATCTTGA